A section of the Hevea brasiliensis isolate MT/VB/25A 57/8 chromosome 17, ASM3005281v1, whole genome shotgun sequence genome encodes:
- the LOC110658130 gene encoding probable polygalacturonase — protein MSTKYHIVEVISIILILGSLASRLVECRNVISDTVRYQAINCRRHSAVLTDFGGVGDGKTSNTIAFQSAIANLSNYASDGGAQLVVPPGKWLTGSFNLTSHFTLFLHKDAVLLASQDEAEWPVLPPLPSYGRGRDAPGGRYSSLIFGTNLTDVVITGNNGTIDGQGATWWDKFHKGLLNLTRPYLIEILYSRLIQISNLTLINSPSWNVHPTYSSYVLVQGLTILAPIDSPNTDGINPDSCRNARIQDCYIVSGDDCIAVKSGWDQYGIKVGIPTKHLVIRRITCISPDSATIALGSEMSGGIQDVRAEDITAINTQSGVRIKTAVGRGAYVKDIFVRRMNLTAMKYVFWMTGSYGSHPDQGYDPNALPNITQINYRDVVAQNVTYSARLDGIKNDPFTGICISSVNITLTEKPKELQWNCTDIKGVTSNVTPEPCNLLPPAKNKIDCPFPEAILPIDYVQLKTCYAARPQLLGSMLIIRSNE, from the exons ATGTCTACCAAATACCAT ATTGTTGAGGTCATCtcaattattttaatattggGATCACTTGCTTCAAGGCTTGTTGAATGCAGAAATGTTATTTCAGATACCGTACGATACCAAGCAATTAATTGTCGCAGGCACAGTGCAGTTTTGACAGATTTTGGAGGGGTTGGTGATGGAAAAACATCTAATACAATTGCTTTTCAATCAGCAATTGCTAATCTAAGCAACTATGCATCAGATGGTGGAGCACAGCTTGTTGTACCACCTGGAAAATGGTTAACTGGGAGCTTCAATCTCACTAGTCATTTCACTCTTTTTCTGCATAAAGATGCTGTTCTTCTTGCTTCTCAG GACGAGGCAGAATGGCCTGTTCTTCCTCCATTGCCATCGTATGGAAGAGGAAGAGATGCACCTGGTGGAAGGTATAGCAGTCTAATTTTTGGTACAAACCTCACGGATGTGGTGATTACAG GTAATAATGGCACGATCGATGGGCAGGGTGCAACTTGGTGGGACAAGTTCCACAAGGGTCTGTTGAATCTGACCAGACCttatcttattgaaattttgtacTCTCGTCTTATTCAAATATCCAATCTTACTTTAATAAACTCCCCATCATGGAATGTTCATCCCACGTATAGCAG TTATGTTTTGGTCCAAGGGCTGACCATTCTTGCACCAATTGATTCCCCTAACACAGATGGGATCAATCCAG ACTCGTGCAGAAACGCTAGAATCCAAGATTGCTACATAGTTTCAGGGGACGACTGCATTGCAGTTAAAAGTGGTTGGGATCAATATGGAATCAAAGTTGGAATTCCTACAAAGCATCTGGTGATAAGAAGGATAACCTGCATTTCTCCTGACAGTGCAACCATTGCTCTTGGCAGTGAAATGTCCGGTGGAATCCAGGACGTTAGAGCTGAAGATATCACAGCAATCAACACTCAATCCGGCGTCAGAATCAAAACTGCAGTAGGAAGAGGAGCTTATGTCAAAGACATTTTTGTGAGAAGAATGAACCTCACCGCAATGAAGTATGTTTTTTGGATGACAGGCTCTTATGGATCACACCCAGATCAAGGATATGATCCAAATGCACTGCCTAATATTACCCAAATAAATTACAGAGACGTTGTGGCTCAGAATGTGACCTATTCTGCGAGACTTGATGGGATTAAAAATGATCCTTTTACGGGTATTTGCATTTCTAGTGTAAATATAACATTGACAGAGAAACCAAAGGAACTACAATGGAATTGCACTGATATAAAGGGCGTTACCAGTAATGTGACTCCTGAGCCGTGTAATTTGCTGCCTCCTGCGAAAAATAAGATCGATTGTCCTTTTCCAGAAGCTATACTTCCAATTGATTATGTTCAGCTCAAAACCTGCTATGCCGCCAGGCCGCAGCTGTTGGGTTCCATGTTAATTATTAGGAgcaatgaataa
- the LOC110658139 gene encoding probable polygalacturonase → MSLPSKSRQLNIFFTIILLGSISDTISESKNENTLKTEGAVAYPAINCRKHSASLTEFGGVGDGKTLNTKAFQSAIANLSQYGPDGGAQLIVPPGKWLTGSFNLTSHFTLFLQEGAVLLASQNEADFPIIDTLPSYGREQNFTDGRFASLILGMNLTDVVITGHNGTIDGQGAPWWDRYKQGLLKATRPFLIELLYTNQLQISNITLTNSPSWHVHPIYCSNVVIQEVTILAPVEVPNTDGINPDSCTNVRMEDCYIVSGDDCIAIKSGWDQYGIKVGMPTQHLVVRRLTCISPKSATIAIGSEMSGGIQDVRVEDVTAINTESGVRIKTAPGRGGYVKDIFVRRMTMKTMKYVFWITGAYKTHVDNGYDPNALAQINNINYRDIVAENVNITASLDGFDKAPFTGICISNATVTLSETAKKVQWNCTNIQGVTNNVTPQPCDLLPQKAMDCSFPEDKLPIETIQMQTCTLM, encoded by the exons ATGTCTTTGCCCTCAAAATCCCGTCAACTTAAt aTTTTCTTTACCATTATTCTGCTGGGATCAATTAGTGATACAATATCAGAAAGCAAAAATGAAAACACTTTAAAAACAGAAGGCGCAGTAGCGTACCCTGCGATCAATTGTAGAAAGCATAGCGCATCTTTAACAGAATTTGGAGGAGTTGGTGACGGAAAAACATTGAACACAAAGGCATTTCAATCTGCTATTGCCAATCTAAGCCAATATGGTCCTGATGGTGGAGCACAGCTTATTGTACCACCAGGTAAATGGTTAACTGGAAGCTTTAACCTTACTAGCCATTTCACCCTTTTTCTACAAGAGGGTGCTGTTCTTCTCGCTTCTCAG AATGAGGCAGATTTTCCTATAATCGATACATTACCTTCTTATGGGAGAGAGCAAAATTTTACTGATGGAAGATTCGCCAGCCTTATTCTTGGAATGAACCTCACTGACGTTGTAATTACTG GTCATAATGGCACGATTGATGGGCAGGGTGCTCCCTGGTGGGACAGGTACAAGCAGGGTCTATTAAAGGCGACCAGGCCATTTCTAATTGAGCTCTTGTACACTAATCAGCTCCAAATATCGAACATTACTTTAACTAATTCTCCATCTTGGCACGTCCATCCTATATATTGCAG TAATGTGGTGATTCAGGAGGTGACGATTCTTGCTCCTGTTGAAGTCCCCAATACAGATGGCATTAACCCAG ATTCATGCACAAACGTTCGGATGGAAGACTGTTACATTGTCTCGGGAGATGACTGCATTGCTATTAAAAGTGGATGGGACCAGTACGGAATTAAAGTTGGAATGCCCACGCAACATCTTGTTGTAAGAAGGCTAACCTGCATTTCCCCAAAGAGTGCTACCATAGCAATTGGTAGTGAGATGTCCGGTGGAATTCAAGATGTTAGAGTAGAGGATGTCACAGCCATCAATACTGAATCTGGTGTTAGGATCAAAACTGCACCTGGAAGAGGAGGCTATGTTAAAGACATATTTGTAAGGAGGATGACCATGAAGACCATGAAGTATGTTTTTTGGATTACAGGCGCTTACAAGACACACGTAGATAATGGGTATGATCCAAATGCACTGGCTCAGATTAACAATATAAATTACAGAGACATTGTAGCAGAAAATGTGAATATCACAGCATCGCTTGATGGATTTGATAAGGCTCCCTTTACTGGAATCTGCATTTCTAATGCAACTGTAACATTGAGTGAAACTGCTAAAAAGGTGCAATGGAACTGCACTAACATACAGGGAGTTACAAACAATGTGACCCCTCAACCTTGTGATTTATTGCCCCAAAAAGCCATGGACTGCTCTTTCCCAGAGGATAAGCTGCCAATTGAAACCATTCAAATGCAAACTTGTACTCTGATGtga
- the LOC110658131 gene encoding probable polygalacturonase — MSLYSKNSQLNILVIFSILILVGSLSLPIAESRNVQILKRKTTIDYPAISCRKHTAVLTEFGGVGDGKTLNTKAFQSAIANLSQHASDGGAQLIVPPGKWLTGSFNLTSHFTLFLQEGAVLLASQNEADFPIIDILPSYGREQNFSDGRYASLIIGMNLTDVVITGNNGTIDGQGAPWWEKYKKGLFKATRPFLIEILHTSQLQISNITLTNSPSWHVHPIYCSNVVIEGVTILAPVEVPNTDGINPDSCTNVRIEDVYIVSGDDCIAIKSGWDQYGIKYGMPTQHLVIRRLTCISPDSATIALGSEMSGGIQDVRAEDITAINTQSAVRIKTAPGRGGYIKDIFVRRMTLKTMKYVFWVSGAYKTHVDNGYDPNALAEINNINYRDIVAENVNITGSLSGFEKDPFTGFCISNATITLSETAKKVQWNCTYIEGVSNNVTPKPCDLLPQKDTRCSFPEDKLPIETVPMKTCSFKKLFL; from the exons ATGTCTTTGTACTCAAAAAATAGCCAACTCAAt ATTTTAGTGATTTTCTCGATCCTTATTCTAGTGGGATCCCTTAGTCTCCCAATAGCAGAAAGCAGAAATGTGCAGATTTTAAAAAGGAAAACCACAATCGACTACCCTGCCATAAGTTGTCGGAAGCACACTGCAGTGCTGACAGAATTTGGAGGAGTTGGTGATGGAAAAACATTGAATACAAAGGCATTTCAATCTGCCATTGCCAATCTAAGCCAGCATGCATCAGATGGTGGTGCACAGCTTATTGTACCACCAGGAAAATGGTTAACTGGAAGCTTCAATCTCACCAGCCATTTTACCCTTTTTCTACAAGAGGGTGCTGTTCTTCTCGCTTCTCAG AATGAGGCAGATTTTCCTATAATCGATATATTACCCTCTTATGGGAGAGAACAAAATTTTTCTGATGGAAGATACGCCAGCCTCATTATTGGAATGAACCTCACTGACGTTGTGATTACTG GTAACAATGGCACGATTGATGGCCAGGGTGCTCCGTGGTGGGAGAAGTACAAGAAGGGTCTATTTAAGGCAACCAGACCATTCCTTATTGAGATACTGCACACGAGTCAGCTTCAAATATCAAATATTACTTTAACCAATTCTCCATCGTGGCATGTCCATCCTATATACTGCAG TAATGTGGTGATCGAAGGGGTGACGATTCTTGCTCCTGTTGAAGTCCCAAATACCGATGGGATTAACCCAG ATTCATGCACAAATGTTCGGATAGAAGATGTTTACATCGTCTCCGGAGATGACTGCATCGCTATTAAAAGTGGATGGGACCAGTATGGAATTAAATATGGAATGCCCACACAACACCTCGTCATAAGAAGGCTAACCTGCATTTCCCCAGATAGCGCTACCATAGCTCTTGGAAGTGAGATGTCTGGTGGAATTCAAGATGTTAGAGCAGAGGACATCACAGCCATCAATACCCAATCTGCTGTTAGAATCAAAACTGCACCTGGAAGAGGAGGCTATATTAAAGACATATTTGTAAGAAGGATGACCTTAAAGACCATGAAGTATGTTTTCTGGGTTTCAGGTGCTTACAAGACACACGTAGATAATGGGTATGATCCAAATGCACTGGCTGAGATCAACAATATAAATTACAGAGACATTGTAGCAGAGAATGTGAACATCACAGGATCACTCAGTGGATTTGAAAAGGATCCCTTCACTGGATTCTGCATTTCTAATGCAACTATAACATTGAGTGAAACTGCTAAAAAGGTGCAATGGAACTGCACTTACATAGAGGGAGTTTCAAACAACGTGACTCCTAAGCCTTGCGATTTATTGCCCCAAAAAGACACTCGTTGCTCTTTCCCTGAGGATAAGCTACCAATTGAAACCGTTCCTATGAAAACTTGTTCTTTTAAGAAACTTTTTCTGTGA